CGGGTCTGCGCCGGCGGGCGGACGAGTTACACGACCTTCCACGAGAGGCTGAAGAAGTTGGAGCACCTGCGCCTCGTGGACCTCGCGGTGCGGCAGGGGAAGGGGAGGACGCGGGTGATCGAGGTGAGGGACGGCGTGGGGGAGGTGATCGCTCCTCCTGTCGGCGTTGCGGATGATGAAAAACGTAGGTAAGAAAGGTGGAGGGGACAGAATGGAGATCATGGTCGATCTCTCGAAGGAATTTGGCGGGGTCGAGACCGGGAAGCCGATCGCGATCACCTTGAGGGGTGCCCCCGTGTTAGGGGGTGACGGGTCTATTCAACTATGCCCCATGCAGAGTCAATTAGTGGTGGGAGGAAGGTTGTTACTGGCTAATTTCTGTTTTTTAGTGGTATTTAATGCTCTTGATTCGACAATAATCTTTCAAATTCGTTCTTTTTTAGCAGCTGGATTTCAAGGATTTCTTCGAGTCTTTTATTCTGTATGTACCCTATACGCTTTCCTCGATGACCTATAAAATCAACTGCATGTTGTCTTAAAACATTATATTTCGGGGAATTTTTTCGAATAATTCGAATTTCGTAATTATTTTCTGAAATTCTACTCAAAACCATGAGGTCGTTTTCTTGAGCAAGTTTTGTGTTTCTATATCTTGCCGTGCCTAATCGGAAATCTACATTGTTTCCTGCTTCAAATGTAACACGAGTCTTTTTATCCACATATTTCAAATCAACATAATATAGGTTGATTAAACATTGATTGGTGGTTTTGTATCCCCTTGAATTCAATATAGTGAGGGGTGGAAAGAAATCATAGCAGTTTTTGCTTAACCAAAAGTATTGTGATCCTCTTGCTTCTTTTGTTCCAGGATCTGCATTTATTCTAACAGTGTCAGCATGACCCAGGGTCATAACCATTGTTACAGTCTGTGACTCTTCTATGCCAATGCCCGATTCGTGTTCATCATAAAGGAGTTGCCATGCTGGATTTTCTGGATCAGTCAACGTAGGAGTGTATATGTCCCAATTTTGTGTCAAAACTGCAGTTTCAAGATTGTTCCATTGGAATTTGATCTGATGCGTGAAGTTGGTATCAAGATAAACTGCAGCTTCTACATTATTGGATATCCCTCGGCTTGTAAAATTACCCGAGGTTACAATAAGTTTGTCTTCATTTTCAGATGCATATCCATAACATTTTGAATGAAAAATATTCTTTCTATTGACGAGATATACTATACAGCCACATTCTAATAAGCGTTCGACGAGTTGTTTACTCGTCTGTCTTTGTGAAGTACTTGCACCAAAGATGCTGACTACTCTGCCTCCCTCATCAATATGCCGCTGGAAGGTAGAGAAAAATCTCACTCCTCCATTATAATTTCCATAGCCCGATAAAACGTAATATGTTCCTTTGCCTAAATCATTATTTTTGATCCATATGTCCTCTAATAGACCAATGAGACTCTGATGTCTGCCCGTAGAATATACTTCCGGTTGAATAAGAAATTCACTCATTTTTTAAGAACCAGTAATACTTCGTCTTGAACAGCATTCGTAGCGTGCAAACCATAGCGTTTGTATGTGTCCATTTTAATTTGCTCAACCTGATGCCATCCCGTTGATATCGCAATGTCAACAAGCAATTCAGGTGTGTTTATGGTTTCTTTTTCTCCTCCTAAAACGGTTCGGTTTGTGCCGACAATTAGGGTATAATAACTGTTTGGCTTCATTAAATTGAGCACATTTGCAAAAGAACACTTCATATCAACAAAATAACGGTAGAGCAAGCTAGGAACTGCTTGTCGTCTGAAACCATCTGTCTTTGCTAGTGATTGCTGGAGGTGGGAACATATGTCAAGAGCAGATGGTGGAAGATTCATTGTATTGCATTTAATTTCATTTTTAAGTATATCCTGCTCCCCTTTTGATATGTCTCTGCTCCCAATAAGGCTCTTCTCCGTGCTGAGGATCTCTTTTGGGTGTATTAGGTCAAGCCAGACCAGACTAAGACGCTGGGTATCGATGTATGGAAGGGCTGTTGCATATGGGGGGCTTGTGATAGCAAAATCTGCATTCAATTTTACTGGTGATTTACCTTTGATGCTTTCTATTGAACGCCCATCCGCAACAAATGCCTTTGCAACAGGATTTAGTTCTGGGAAAACCGAAAAAGTTTGCTTCAAATCCTCGATAAATAGATATAGGGATTTTTTATATGCTGAAAGTATTGGTGTTGTTGGGAATGGGGTGGTTGTGCGCCGTCGGATACGTAAATCTGAAGGTTCTTGAAAGGAGTAATCGCGGAGTAGATCACTAAGAACGACTTTGAAAATTGGCGAATATTCTCCCGCCGTACAATCAATAGTGAGTCGCAATTTTTCTATCTGATTTAATACATCTAACGGGAACCACTTTTTTAGGTATATTGCCCTTTCGTCCTCTATTTGTAGATTATTTATGGAATTTTGAGATCCTTTGATTATTTTTTCAGCTATTTTTTCTAAATATTCTGGCTGAGATTTTAATGCAAGCAACTTTGTGTTTGTGAGATAAACAGCGAAAGGATTCAAATCCCACCCGTATGCTTGATATCCTGCAAAACTGGCCTCGACCAATGTTGTGCCGCTGCCACAGAAAGGATCGATTATTTGTGCTTTTTCGGGTAGATTAAACCAGTTTAGTATTCCCCTAACTACTTGTGGATTGAATTTCCCTTTATATTCATGTAAACCATGAACGCTATACCGAGTCGATTGTTTTTTTCCATTCTCATTTCTTTTAATACCTCTCTCTAGGGTTGATTGGTATGTTTCCCCTTTATACAGGCCTGGCGCATCATATGTTTTGAAATATACAAGTTGTTTGAGATCCTTCTCTGTGGGATTTGTCAAACCTACTGTCACATGATCGTCGTTGAGTACGATCGATGAAAGGCTAGGTAAAGCGGCGACCTCACGTAAAGCGAATTTTTTTTCATAGGGAAGGTAGTGATACTTGTGCCAGTCTAAATTGATTGGTACAGTCTCGTCTATTTGACTTTTTTTTTGGAGAATTATGATATTTTCATTCTGGATTCTTGCATGTGATAGATTGAATGATTTTTTTGAGTTGGGTATCGATCTTGGGATAACCGCACGGACCCCGAACCCACAAGTGGATGCAGCATCCAATAGAAGTTTTGAGTTATCAATAATTTGACCGCGTATCTTAGAGTCGCCTAGAACGAAACACACAAACGCCTCTGGAACACAGACCTGAGCGAGTAGATTGAATACTTGTGTCATTTGCTCTTTGAAGTCCATTGGGCCTTGTGGGTTTTTTTTGAAGAAATGTGGGCGAGCCCCTATTTCATGTGTTTTGACGATCTGAGGGTTGAAACCAAGCCAAAACATACGATATTTGTGGTATAACCAATACTCATATGCATTTGGGTATGGAGGAGAGCATACTACAAGGCCAACCGGAGCGGGGAAATCATCTGGTGTAACACTGAGAATATCTTTGTTAAGTATCGTTGCCTGAGGTATTGGAGTATCTGCGTGTCGAAGGACTTGGCTATATCGTATGCATGCCCTTTCGAAAAGTGTGTATACGTCATGATCCGTTACATTTTTTTCAACAGCGGCGTATCGGGTATCGCTATCTTGATTCGAAACACGAACTATGATGCTTGAGAGGGCCAACTGCAGAACTTTGCGAAGATCGTCTTCTTGGATATTATTAATTTGAACTAAGATGCTGGTGATCGCCAACTGTATGGGTTTTTTAAACCAATGATCAATATTTTGAATCGGTGGGACTGGATGGGTGCCCTGTTCTAACTTTGCCTGTCTGATACAACGCTGAGCGTGAGTCAGTAAATCATCTGAACAGGGGTGTGTTGCAACGTGTGATATCATACAGGCAATGGGATTTAAGTCGATGCCTATTGCCTGATATCCCTGGTTCTGTGCTTCGATCAGAGAAGTGCCAGATCCACAAAACGGATCACACACGAGAGTACCTTCTGGTACCCCTAGCTCTTTTATCAACGCCCGAGGGATCTGGGGGATAAACTTTGCAGGATATGGGTGTAAGTTAAAAATACCATTCCCATTTGCTGCATCTGGGAAGTTCCAATCATATGACAAGAGCGATTGTAGAATTGTCTTCATTTTTTGTGGATCTATACTCATGAACACTCCTTTGTGATAATTTCTATGGGTTTGTTTTGGATATAATGTCTCTTTTTTGCGGAATATACCTGTTCCGTCTTATATCTGATTTATTTGAGGAAGATATTAACATTGGATAGTATGGGTCGAGCGGGATCACGCAATCCCCCTCCTCTCATTCCACGCCTGCACCAACCGACCATAACACCTCTCGCAGAGTCTCGCCCGCCCGTCGCCTGAGCGGTACACCGCCCTCCCCTCGTCGCACACACTGCACCGCCCGAGGTCGGTCTTCGTCCGCGTGAACTCCCGGTGGTCCAAGACGCCAGGGAGTGTCGTCGGTCCTTTTCTTTCAGCAGTTTTCAGCAACTTTCGGAAGGTGCTGGAATTCAGCGGTGGGGTTGATGATGGCCGATCAGGATTATCGCCCCGATGCGGCAACATCGCGGGATCGTTTTCAGCATTGCGAATATCACACCCACCCGCACACCCGGACGCCGGAGGAGAGAGGGCACTGTGTGGGTGTGTGTTTTGCTGTAAGGTAGTACTGAGAGAGAGACGCGTCTCTCTATCTGTACTAGTACTGTCAGTTTCCGGGCCGTCCCTCGTCCTTTGATCTTCGCGGCAGGTGCTGAAATTCTGCTGAAAACGTGCTGAAATGCTGAAAGTATCATCGCGGTCGGGGCCAGGACCGTCGTCCCGGTCCGTATCCCCGCCACTGTCATCGATCCACACCTCGCCGCCGCGTGCCCAGCGCCGGTA
This window of the Methanofollis ethanolicus genome carries:
- a CDS encoding restriction endonuclease, which encodes MSEFLIQPEVYSTGRHQSLIGLLEDIWIKNNDLGKGTYYVLSGYGNYNGGVRFFSTFQRHIDEGGRVVSIFGASTSQRQTSKQLVERLLECGCIVYLVNRKNIFHSKCYGYASENEDKLIVTSGNFTSRGISNNVEAAVYLDTNFTHQIKFQWNNLETAVLTQNWDIYTPTLTDPENPAWQLLYDEHESGIGIEESQTVTMVMTLGHADTVRINADPGTKEARGSQYFWLSKNCYDFFPPLTILNSRGYKTTNQCLINLYYVDLKYVDKKTRVTFEAGNNVDFRLGTARYRNTKLAQENDLMVLSRISENNYEIRIIRKNSPKYNVLRQHAVDFIGHRGKRIGYIQNKRLEEILEIQLLKKNEFERLLSNQEH
- a CDS encoding DNA methyltransferase, whose protein sequence is MSIDPQKMKTILQSLLSYDWNFPDAANGNGIFNLHPYPAKFIPQIPRALIKELGVPEGTLVCDPFCGSGTSLIEAQNQGYQAIGIDLNPIACMISHVATHPCSDDLLTHAQRCIRQAKLEQGTHPVPPIQNIDHWFKKPIQLAITSILVQINNIQEDDLRKVLQLALSSIIVRVSNQDSDTRYAAVEKNVTDHDVYTLFERACIRYSQVLRHADTPIPQATILNKDILSVTPDDFPAPVGLVVCSPPYPNAYEYWLYHKYRMFWLGFNPQIVKTHEIGARPHFFKKNPQGPMDFKEQMTQVFNLLAQVCVPEAFVCFVLGDSKIRGQIIDNSKLLLDAASTCGFGVRAVIPRSIPNSKKSFNLSHARIQNENIIILQKKSQIDETVPINLDWHKYHYLPYEKKFALREVAALPSLSSIVLNDDHVTVGLTNPTEKDLKQLVYFKTYDAPGLYKGETYQSTLERGIKRNENGKKQSTRYSVHGLHEYKGKFNPQVVRGILNWFNLPEKAQIIDPFCGSGTTLVEASFAGYQAYGWDLNPFAVYLTNTKLLALKSQPEYLEKIAEKIIKGSQNSINNLQIEDERAIYLKKWFPLDVLNQIEKLRLTIDCTAGEYSPIFKVVLSDLLRDYSFQEPSDLRIRRRTTTPFPTTPILSAYKKSLYLFIEDLKQTFSVFPELNPVAKAFVADGRSIESIKGKSPVKLNADFAITSPPYATALPYIDTQRLSLVWLDLIHPKEILSTEKSLIGSRDISKGEQDILKNEIKCNTMNLPPSALDICSHLQQSLAKTDGFRRQAVPSLLYRYFVDMKCSFANVLNLMKPNSYYTLIVGTNRTVLGGEKETINTPELLVDIAISTGWHQVEQIKMDTYKRYGLHATNAVQDEVLLVLKK